One genomic region from Frateuria soli encodes:
- a CDS encoding formimidoylglutamate deiminase, whose product MSLPNRPRRCHAGNLWLGDGWTRDGIFGTDADGMVQAVEDGPAETLGTWVLPGMPNLHSHAFQRAMAGLAERRGRVDDSFWSWRETMYAFAASVGPDDLKAIAAQLYVEMLKAGYTQVCEFHYLHHRPDGSAYAPAEAMSLALVEAAREAGIALTLLPVLYMRGGFDGRPLGTRQRRFGHEVDAYLRLLETLRARQDADLKVGIALHSLRAVPQDAMQAVLASGLVQDTPIHIHIAEQIGEVQDCLSIRGARPVEWLLDHAEVDARWCLVHATHLSESESARLARSGAVAGLCPTTEANLGDGLFPLADYMDAGGTLGIGSDSHISVSPVEELRWLEYGQRLATRHRNIAARHESASVGQTLWRAALNGGAQASGLPIGALRRDHRADLLVLDDGSPLLAAREEAALLDSFIFAGNTPLVRHVMSGGRWVVRDFQHHDEARIAQRYRDTVQRLRQLPPG is encoded by the coding sequence ATGAGCCTACCGAACCGCCCCCGTCGTTGCCATGCCGGTAATCTCTGGCTGGGCGACGGCTGGACCCGCGACGGCATCTTCGGCACCGACGCCGACGGCATGGTGCAGGCGGTCGAGGACGGCCCCGCCGAAACACTCGGCACCTGGGTGCTGCCGGGCATGCCCAACCTGCATTCGCATGCGTTCCAGCGCGCAATGGCCGGCCTCGCCGAGCGGCGCGGCAGGGTGGACGACAGTTTCTGGAGCTGGCGCGAGACGATGTACGCCTTCGCCGCGTCGGTGGGCCCGGACGACCTCAAGGCGATCGCCGCGCAGCTCTACGTGGAGATGCTCAAGGCCGGCTACACCCAGGTCTGCGAGTTCCACTACCTGCACCACCGCCCCGACGGCTCGGCCTACGCGCCGGCCGAGGCGATGTCGCTGGCGCTCGTCGAGGCGGCGCGCGAGGCCGGCATCGCGCTGACCCTGCTGCCGGTGCTGTACATGCGCGGCGGGTTCGACGGGCGCCCGCTGGGTACGCGGCAACGTCGCTTCGGCCATGAGGTGGATGCCTACCTGCGCCTGCTCGAGACCCTGCGCGCGCGGCAGGACGCGGATCTCAAGGTCGGCATCGCGCTGCATTCGCTGCGTGCGGTGCCGCAGGACGCAATGCAGGCCGTGCTCGCCAGCGGCCTGGTGCAGGACACGCCGATCCATATCCATATCGCCGAACAGATCGGCGAGGTGCAGGACTGCCTGTCCATCCGCGGCGCGCGTCCGGTCGAATGGCTGCTCGATCACGCCGAGGTCGACGCACGCTGGTGCCTGGTACATGCCACGCACCTGAGCGAATCCGAGTCCGCGCGCCTGGCACGCAGCGGGGCGGTCGCCGGCCTGTGCCCGACGACCGAGGCCAACCTGGGCGATGGCCTGTTCCCGCTGGCCGATTACATGGATGCGGGCGGCACGCTGGGCATCGGTTCGGACTCGCACATCTCCGTTTCGCCGGTGGAGGAATTGCGCTGGCTGGAATACGGCCAGCGACTGGCCACCCGCCATCGCAACATCGCCGCGCGCCACGAGAGCGCGAGCGTCGGCCAGACCCTGTGGCGTGCCGCGCTGAACGGCGGCGCGCAGGCTTCAGGACTGCCGATCGGTGCACTGCGGCGCGACCACCGCGCGGACCTGCTGGTACTCGACGACGGCTCGCCGCTGCTCGCCGCGCGCGAGGAAGCGGCGCTTCTGGACAGCTTCATCTTCGCCGGCAACACCCCGCTGGTGAGGCATGTGATGAGCGGCGGACGCTGGGTGGTGCGGGATTTCCAGCACCACGACGAGGCGCGCATCGCGCAGCGCTATCGCGACACGGTGCAGCGGCTCAGGCAACTGCCGCCAGGCTGA
- a CDS encoding MFS transporter, with the protein MNDHPVPVAGTADGSLIRHGTPLFRRANLALFAAGIATFGLLYCVQPLMPEFSKNYGVSAAASALSLSLTTGVLAFAMLFAGAVSDAYGRKSVMTVSLLASALLVLLTAIVPGWTSLLVLRTLLGISLSGLPAVAMTWLSEEMHPDSIGLGMGLYISGNAIGGMGGRLVTGVLADFFDWRVGVAVVAGIGLASGLIFWRLLPPSHHFERQPLRPRTLLARFAGVFRDAGLPWMFIEGFLLLGAFVTVYNYIGYRLLAPPYSLSQAVVGLIFSVYLIGTFSSAWMGHLAGRLGRRRVLWTTFALMLAGVGLTVFRPLVLVVAGVVAVTFGFFGGHSIVSSWVGRRAGNAKAQASSLYLFAYYMGSSLAGAGGGLFFASRGWNGVAAFIGVMVLAGLLIAWRLYFLRPLPGPPSPGTEPPLP; encoded by the coding sequence ATGAACGATCACCCCGTGCCGGTCGCCGGCACCGCCGACGGATCGCTGATCCGCCACGGCACCCCGCTGTTCCGCCGGGCCAACCTGGCCCTGTTCGCCGCCGGTATCGCCACTTTCGGACTGCTGTATTGCGTGCAGCCGCTGATGCCCGAGTTCAGCAAGAACTACGGTGTCAGCGCCGCGGCCAGCGCGCTATCGCTCTCGCTGACCACCGGCGTGCTGGCCTTCGCCATGCTGTTCGCCGGGGCGGTATCCGACGCCTACGGTCGCAAATCGGTAATGACCGTATCGCTGCTCGCCTCGGCTCTGCTGGTGCTGCTGACCGCGATCGTGCCCGGCTGGACCAGCCTGCTGGTCCTGCGCACGCTGCTGGGCATCTCCCTGAGCGGCCTGCCGGCCGTCGCGATGACCTGGCTCAGCGAGGAGATGCACCCCGACTCCATCGGCCTGGGAATGGGGCTCTACATCAGCGGCAACGCCATCGGCGGCATGGGCGGACGCCTGGTCACCGGCGTGCTGGCGGATTTCTTCGACTGGCGCGTGGGGGTGGCCGTGGTCGCCGGCATCGGCCTGGCGTCCGGCCTGATCTTCTGGCGGTTGCTGCCGCCCTCGCATCACTTCGAGCGCCAGCCGCTGCGCCCGCGCACGCTGCTTGCGCGCTTCGCCGGCGTGTTCCGTGATGCCGGCCTGCCATGGATGTTCATCGAGGGCTTCCTGCTGCTGGGCGCCTTCGTCACCGTCTACAACTACATCGGCTACCGGCTGCTTGCGCCGCCGTACAGCCTGAGCCAGGCGGTGGTCGGGCTGATCTTCAGCGTGTACCTGATCGGCACCTTCAGCTCGGCCTGGATGGGCCACCTGGCCGGGAGGCTCGGTCGTCGTCGCGTGCTGTGGACGACCTTCGCGCTGATGCTGGCGGGCGTGGGGCTGACCGTGTTCCGGCCGCTGGTGCTGGTGGTGGCCGGCGTGGTCGCGGTGACGTTCGGCTTCTTCGGCGGGCACTCGATCGTGAGCAGCTGGGTCGGCCGACGCGCCGGCAACGCCAAGGCGCAGGCCTCGTCGCTGTACCTGTTCGCGTACTACATGGGTTCCAGCCTGGCCGGTGCCGGCGGCGGGTTGTTCTTTGCCTCGCGCGGCTGGAATGGCGTGGCCGCGTTCATCGGGGTGATGGTGCTCGCCGGCTTGCTGATCGCCTGGCGGCTGTACTTCCTGCGGCCGCTGCCGGGACCGCCGTCGCCAGGCACCGAGCCGCCGTTGCCATGA
- a CDS encoding ectonucleotide pyrophosphatase/phosphodiesterase — protein MKNLFRLMCCLVLVFSTGCATSPRIAAGKPTPLLLVSIDGYRADYLDRGLTPTVAMLARGGVRSAMQPSFPSLTFPNHYTIVTGLRPDHHGIVNNTMYDARLGKFSLHNRKAVSDGRWWAEGTPLWETADRHGLLTATMFWPGSEAAIHDHRPDHWLPYDGDLTPIQRVDQVLAWLDLPPGQRPSFLTLYFDGVDHAGHYYGPDSPQVDQALRETDLALARLVEGLKQRGLFDAINLIVLADHGMAPVPLDHSVLIERQLDLDDVQVVSLGVLAGFNPKPGHDFAAIEARMQRPHAHMQCWDKTRVPARLAYGHNPRVPQLLCLADVGWRITTADWLASHKRRISLGEHGYDNAAPQMRALFVAHGPAFRDGVTVPPFPNVDVYPLMVHLLGLPPQPSDGDYRAVKGMLEPDAR, from the coding sequence ATGAAAAACCTGTTTCGCCTGATGTGCTGCCTGGTGCTCGTATTCAGCACCGGTTGCGCCACCTCGCCGCGCATCGCCGCCGGCAAGCCCACACCGCTGCTGCTGGTCTCGATCGACGGCTACCGTGCCGACTACCTCGACCGGGGTTTGACGCCCACCGTGGCCATGCTCGCGCGCGGCGGCGTCCGCTCGGCGATGCAACCATCCTTTCCGTCGCTGACCTTTCCGAACCACTACACGATCGTCACCGGGCTGCGCCCCGACCACCATGGCATCGTCAACAACACGATGTACGACGCGCGGCTGGGCAAGTTCTCGCTGCACAACCGCAAGGCGGTGAGCGACGGGCGCTGGTGGGCCGAGGGCACGCCCCTCTGGGAGACGGCGGATCGCCACGGCCTGCTGACCGCGACGATGTTCTGGCCCGGCTCGGAGGCGGCTATCCATGACCACCGTCCCGACCACTGGCTGCCCTATGACGGCGACCTCACGCCGATCCAGCGGGTCGACCAGGTCCTGGCCTGGCTGGATCTACCCCCGGGGCAGCGGCCGAGTTTCCTCACGCTCTATTTCGATGGCGTCGACCATGCGGGTCACTACTACGGCCCCGATTCACCACAAGTGGACCAGGCCCTGCGCGAGACCGACCTGGCGCTGGCGCGGCTGGTGGAGGGCCTCAAGCAGCGCGGGCTGTTCGATGCCATCAACCTGATCGTGCTCGCCGACCACGGCATGGCCCCGGTGCCGCTGGACCACAGCGTGCTGATCGAGCGGCAGCTGGATCTCGACGACGTGCAGGTGGTGAGCCTGGGCGTGCTGGCCGGCTTCAATCCCAAGCCCGGGCACGACTTCGCCGCGATCGAAGCCCGGATGCAGCGCCCGCACGCGCACATGCAGTGCTGGGACAAGACCCGCGTGCCGGCGCGTCTGGCCTACGGCCACAACCCACGCGTGCCGCAGTTGCTGTGCCTGGCCGACGTCGGCTGGCGCATCACCACCGCCGACTGGCTGGCCTCGCACAAGCGCCGCATCAGCCTTGGCGAGCATGGCTACGACAACGCCGCACCGCAGATGCGGGCGTTGTTCGTGGCGCACGGACCGGCCTTCCGCGACGGCGTGACGGTGCCGCCCTTCCCCAACGTGGACGTCTATCCGCTGATGGTGCACCTGCTCGGCCTGCCGCCGCAGCCGAGTGACGGGGACTACCGCGCGGTCAAGGGCATGCTTGAACCCGACGCGCGCTGA
- a CDS encoding methylated-DNA--[protein]-cysteine S-methyltransferase, with product MTRVWYDNLPTPIGKLRLVADEQGLRGVWFETGRHRREPEPSWVHSPRALGFAREQLEQYFAGTRQVFELPLHPLGTPFQLAVWQELARIPYGATISYGELARRIGQPQAVRAVGAANGRNPLPIVLPCHRVIGTDGSLTGFGGGLPAKRFLLAMEQGVAHGDLFGRVT from the coding sequence GTGACCCGTGTCTGGTACGACAACCTGCCAACCCCGATCGGCAAGCTCCGCCTCGTCGCCGACGAACAGGGCCTGCGCGGGGTCTGGTTCGAAACCGGCCGCCACCGGCGCGAACCGGAGCCCTCCTGGGTGCACTCGCCACGTGCGCTCGGCTTTGCGCGCGAACAGCTGGAGCAGTATTTCGCCGGCACGCGGCAGGTGTTCGAGCTGCCGCTGCATCCGCTCGGCACGCCATTCCAGTTGGCCGTGTGGCAGGAACTGGCGCGAATACCCTACGGCGCCACCATCAGCTACGGCGAACTGGCGCGGCGCATCGGCCAGCCGCAGGCGGTCCGCGCGGTGGGTGCCGCCAACGGGCGCAATCCGTTGCCGATCGTGCTGCCCTGCCACCGCGTGATCGGCACCGATGGCAGCCTCACCGGTTTCGGTGGTGGCCTGCCGGCGAAGCGCTTCCTGCTTGCCATGGAGCAGGGCGTGGCACACGGCGACCTGTTCGGCCGGGTGACCTGA
- a CDS encoding DNA-3-methyladenine glycosylase 2 family protein has product MPTPQANLPDHHVCEQARLSRDARFDGLFFTAVTSTRIYCRPVCPAPPPKPSNVRYYANAAAAEADGFRPCLRCRPELAPGHPAWRRGEHVVARALEIIEDGALSEASLGAVATRVGVGGRQLRRLFVEHLGAPPLAVHTTRRLLFAKQLLTETTLPVTEVALAAGFGSLRRFNAAFAQANRIAPRDLRRQPRTLEAGDALVLRLGYRPPYDFDGVLDFLRTRALPGIEQVEGHAYARVFGPAGSPGWLRLSAWPGGEHALRLELHCPQPDRMLSVVTRLRRMFDLDAEPQAIGATLGAGGVLAPLLRRWPGLRLPGGWDGFEIAVRAVLGQQVSVAAARTLAARIVERWGEPLATPALPGLARLFPTPERLVDADLREVGVVNARAQTIRGIARALLDGRADFRAGQPLEAFVASWTALPGIGEWTAQYMAMRALSHPDAFPAADLILRRAAAGDGGELSTRALSAMAEAWRPWRAYAVMHLWRSVATQAQPSRKRA; this is encoded by the coding sequence ATGCCCACACCGCAAGCCAACCTGCCCGACCACCACGTCTGCGAACAGGCGCGCCTGAGCCGCGATGCGCGCTTCGACGGGCTGTTCTTCACCGCGGTGACCAGCACGCGCATCTACTGCCGCCCGGTCTGCCCCGCACCGCCGCCCAAGCCGTCGAACGTGCGCTACTACGCCAACGCCGCGGCGGCCGAGGCCGATGGCTTCCGCCCCTGCCTGCGCTGTCGGCCCGAGCTCGCGCCGGGCCATCCGGCATGGCGTCGCGGCGAACACGTGGTGGCGCGCGCGCTGGAGATCATCGAGGACGGGGCGCTGTCTGAGGCATCGCTCGGCGCAGTGGCCACCCGCGTGGGCGTGGGCGGGCGGCAGTTGCGGCGGCTGTTCGTCGAGCACCTGGGCGCACCGCCGCTCGCCGTGCACACGACGCGCCGGCTGCTGTTCGCCAAGCAGTTGCTGACCGAAACCACCCTGCCGGTGACCGAGGTGGCGCTGGCCGCGGGCTTCGGCAGCCTGCGCCGCTTCAACGCGGCGTTCGCGCAAGCCAACCGCATCGCACCCCGCGATCTTCGCCGCCAGCCACGCACGCTGGAGGCCGGCGACGCACTGGTGCTCCGGCTGGGTTATCGGCCGCCGTATGACTTCGACGGCGTGCTGGATTTCCTGCGCACGCGCGCCCTGCCCGGCATCGAGCAAGTGGAGGGGCATGCCTACGCGCGCGTGTTCGGGCCAGCCGGATCGCCCGGCTGGTTGCGCCTGTCGGCCTGGCCTGGCGGCGAGCATGCACTCAGGCTGGAACTGCACTGCCCGCAGCCGGACCGGATGCTGTCGGTGGTGACGCGGCTGCGGCGCATGTTCGACTTGGACGCCGAACCGCAGGCGATCGGCGCGACCCTGGGCGCCGGCGGCGTACTCGCGCCGTTGCTGCGCCGATGGCCGGGCCTGCGCCTGCCCGGTGGATGGGACGGTTTCGAGATCGCCGTGCGCGCCGTGCTGGGCCAGCAGGTGAGCGTGGCCGCCGCGCGCACGCTCGCCGCCCGCATCGTCGAGCGATGGGGCGAACCGCTGGCCACGCCCGCGCTGCCTGGCCTGGCACGGCTGTTCCCGACACCCGAGCGACTGGTCGACGCCGACCTGCGCGAGGTGGGCGTAGTCAACGCGCGCGCACAGACCATCCGTGGCATCGCCAGGGCCCTGCTCGACGGCCGCGCCGATTTCCGCGCCGGACAGCCGCTGGAAGCGTTCGTGGCGAGTTGGACGGCACTACCCGGCATCGGCGAATGGACCGCGCAGTACATGGCGATGCGTGCGTTGAGCCACCCGGATGCCTTCCCTGCGGCCGACCTGATCCTGCGACGTGCGGCGGCAGGCGATGGCGGCGAACTGAGCACGCGCGCCCTCTCGGCCATGGCCGAAGCATGGCGCCCCTGGCGCGCCTACGCGGTCATGCATCTGTGGCGCAGCGTGGCGACCCAGGCGCAACCTTCGAGGAAGCGCGCGTGA
- a CDS encoding GDSL-type esterase/lipase family protein gives MRLIKILFATLLIASLPVTMALAAAPPRTVLLVGDSLSSAHRIPVESGWVQRLQDRLKLASATPPVIINASRAGKSMADALAELPGLLAAHHPDAVILELGGNDAFLGASEAQLHRDLVRLIDMARDAGARVAVLGFEIPPKLDHAHCGARLSAVYRQVAGEQNVVLLPSLMAGVSDQPSLLLDDGVHPTAAAGERMLDNAWSTLKPFLLD, from the coding sequence ATGCGACTGATCAAGATACTGTTTGCCACCCTTCTCATTGCCTCGCTTCCAGTGACCATGGCGCTGGCAGCGGCCCCACCGCGAACCGTGCTGCTGGTGGGCGACAGTCTCAGCTCTGCTCACCGTATTCCGGTCGAATCCGGTTGGGTCCAGCGCCTGCAGGACCGGCTGAAGCTCGCCAGTGCAACGCCACCGGTGATAATCAATGCCAGCCGTGCCGGCAAGTCGATGGCCGATGCACTGGCGGAATTGCCTGGCTTGCTGGCAGCGCATCACCCCGATGCGGTCATCCTTGAGCTTGGCGGCAACGATGCCTTCCTCGGCGCCAGCGAAGCGCAACTGCATCGGGACCTTGTCCGTCTGATCGATATGGCCAGGGACGCTGGTGCACGAGTGGCCGTGCTCGGTTTCGAGATTCCACCCAAGCTGGACCATGCTCATTGCGGTGCGCGGCTGAGCGCCGTCTATCGGCAGGTAGCAGGCGAACAGAACGTCGTGCTGCTTCCCTCGCTGATGGCCGGCGTGTCCGACCAGCCGTCGTTGCTACTCGACGACGGCGTCCACCCGACGGCCGCCGCCGGCGAGCGCATGCTGGACAACGCCTGGAGCACGCTGAAGCCGTTCCTGCTGGATTAG
- a CDS encoding DUF6326 family protein, whose amino-acid sequence MARTRLEDLKVHVRFKLSALWAAIMSCYIYGDFWGLYRPGNLKDILDGIGPLGPTSQGSLVAVSVLVAVPAVMIFLSLALPATVARWLNLLISIALTAIILATLPGAWVFYVFMSCVEIALQLGIAWYAWRWPRQIAT is encoded by the coding sequence ATGGCCCGTACCCGCCTGGAAGACCTCAAGGTCCATGTGAGATTCAAGCTGTCCGCGCTGTGGGCAGCCATCATGTCCTGCTACATCTATGGCGATTTCTGGGGCCTGTACCGGCCCGGCAACCTCAAGGACATTCTCGATGGCATCGGCCCGCTGGGCCCGACGAGCCAGGGCTCGCTGGTGGCCGTGTCCGTACTCGTGGCCGTGCCGGCGGTGATGATCTTCCTTTCGCTCGCCTTGCCGGCGACGGTCGCACGCTGGCTCAACCTGCTGATCAGCATCGCGCTGACCGCGATCATCCTCGCCACGCTCCCGGGCGCCTGGGTCTTCTACGTGTTCATGAGTTGCGTCGAGATCGCGCTGCAACTGGGCATCGCCTGGTACGCCTGGCGCTGGCCGCGGCAAATCGCGACCTGA
- a CDS encoding DUF2884 family protein codes for MFSRHSRFALALAAGLILAGCGNGLDTTTIANGGIVVLGDKVTLHGAGDSDALLDATGRLVIDGHDVAVDATQRQLLQQYYRGARAVREHGVATGKAGAAVAVQSLKKAAAHVTGSDGEQADAKFDTATRRVDEEANKICLDIGQIRAAQNRLADSLPAFKPFAGIIDGDDSDCSDNS; via the coding sequence ATGTTCTCTCGTCACTCCCGCTTCGCCCTTGCCCTTGCAGCCGGCCTCATCCTGGCCGGCTGCGGCAACGGGCTCGATACCACCACCATTGCCAATGGCGGCATCGTGGTCCTCGGTGACAAGGTCACGCTTCACGGCGCCGGCGACAGCGACGCTCTCCTCGACGCCACCGGCCGGTTGGTGATCGACGGGCACGATGTGGCGGTCGATGCCACGCAGCGGCAACTGCTCCAGCAGTACTACCGGGGTGCCCGCGCCGTACGCGAACACGGCGTGGCCACTGGCAAGGCGGGCGCCGCGGTGGCGGTGCAATCGCTGAAGAAGGCGGCGGCGCACGTCACCGGCAGCGACGGCGAACAGGCCGACGCGAAGTTCGACACCGCGACCCGGCGGGTCGACGAAGAGGCCAACAAGATCTGCCTGGACATCGGCCAGATCCGCGCCGCGCAGAACCGCCTCGCCGACTCGTTGCCCGCGTTCAAGCCTTTTGCCGGGATCATCGACGGCGACGACTCCGACTGCTCCGACAACTCCTGA
- a CDS encoding ABC-2 transporter permease — translation MKTLAGNQMYWLVKREFWEHRGGFLWAPLVTGGIFLLLNLMGIITAEVIGARHGISIGASGKLQNVISQMDAGDMSQVGMALDMAMYSSMALIFVVLGFVVFFYCLGAIYDERRDRSILFWKSLPLSDTETVLSKVVSATVVAPVIATVAGIAAGILQLLMVAITLSFHGINVWQLLMLAHPVRVTLNMIGHIPLYLLWALPSVGWLLACSAWARTKPFLWAIALPVATGLLVTWFGIMGLFNLPAGWFWQNIVARALFSAFPGASLIASDDLIHTGSNNLDFMNLGNTYQLLGSINLWIGVAAGAALIAAAIWFRRWRDEG, via the coding sequence ATGAAAACCCTTGCTGGCAACCAGATGTACTGGCTCGTCAAGCGCGAGTTCTGGGAACACCGCGGCGGCTTCCTGTGGGCGCCGCTGGTCACCGGCGGCATCTTCCTGCTGCTGAACCTGATGGGCATCATCACCGCCGAGGTGATCGGCGCCCGCCACGGCATCAGCATCGGTGCCAGCGGCAAGCTGCAGAACGTCATCTCGCAGATGGACGCGGGCGACATGAGCCAGGTGGGCATGGCGCTGGACATGGCCATGTACTCCTCGATGGCGTTGATCTTCGTGGTGCTGGGCTTCGTGGTGTTCTTCTACTGCCTGGGCGCCATCTACGATGAGCGGCGTGACCGCAGCATCCTGTTCTGGAAATCGTTGCCGCTGTCGGACACCGAGACGGTCCTGTCCAAGGTCGTCAGCGCCACCGTCGTGGCGCCGGTGATCGCCACGGTGGCCGGCATCGCGGCGGGCATCCTGCAACTGTTGATGGTGGCGATCACCTTGTCCTTCCACGGCATCAACGTGTGGCAGCTGCTGATGCTTGCGCATCCGGTGCGCGTCACGCTCAACATGATCGGCCACATCCCGCTGTACCTGCTGTGGGCCCTGCCCTCGGTCGGCTGGCTGCTGGCATGCTCGGCCTGGGCCCGCACCAAGCCGTTCCTGTGGGCCATCGCCCTGCCGGTCGCCACCGGGCTGCTGGTCACCTGGTTCGGCATCATGGGCCTGTTCAACCTGCCGGCGGGCTGGTTCTGGCAGAACATCGTGGCCCGCGCCCTGTTCAGCGCGTTCCCCGGCGCCAGCCTGATCGCCAGCGACGACCTGATCCACACGGGCAGCAACAACCTGGATTTCATGAACCTCGGCAACACCTACCAGCTGCTCGGCTCGATCAATCTGTGGATCGGCGTGGCGGCGGGTGCGGCGCTCATCGCCGCGGCCATCTGGTTCCGCCGCTGGCGCGACGAAGGCTGA
- a CDS encoding ABC transporter ATP-binding protein, whose product MSAIVTARNLSKRYKNATALDSVNFEIQSGRIVGLIGPNGAGKTTALKAMLGLTSFEGELNVLGYDPRTQRDKLMEQVCFIADVAVLPRWIRVREAIDFVAHVHPRFDRAKCEGFLKRTKLTPDQRVRQMSKGMIVQLHLALVMAIDARLLVLDEPTLGLDILYRKQFYQSLLEDYFDENKTIIVTTHQVEEIEHILTDLMFIRDGKIVLDTDMDAVGERFAEVMVSADKAAAARALQPIDERQVFGKSIFLFDGADRPTLEALGEIRRPSVSDLFVATMKGTYA is encoded by the coding sequence ATGAGCGCCATCGTCACCGCGCGAAACCTGAGCAAGCGCTACAAGAACGCCACGGCGCTGGACAGCGTGAATTTCGAGATCCAGTCCGGCCGGATCGTGGGCCTGATCGGTCCCAACGGCGCTGGCAAGACGACGGCGCTCAAGGCCATGCTGGGCCTGACCTCCTTCGAGGGCGAGCTGAACGTGCTGGGCTACGACCCGCGCACCCAGCGCGACAAGCTGATGGAACAGGTCTGCTTCATCGCCGACGTCGCGGTGCTGCCGCGCTGGATCCGCGTGCGCGAGGCGATCGACTTCGTCGCCCACGTGCACCCGCGCTTCGACCGCGCCAAGTGCGAGGGTTTCCTCAAGCGCACCAAGCTCACGCCAGACCAGCGCGTGCGGCAGATGTCCAAGGGCATGATCGTGCAGTTGCACCTGGCCCTGGTGATGGCCATCGATGCCCGCCTGCTGGTGCTGGACGAACCCACGCTCGGCCTGGACATCCTCTACCGCAAGCAGTTCTACCAGAGCCTGCTGGAGGATTACTTCGACGAGAACAAGACGATCATCGTCACCACCCACCAGGTGGAAGAGATCGAGCACATCCTCACCGACCTGATGTTCATCCGCGACGGCAAGATCGTGCTGGACACCGACATGGACGCCGTCGGCGAGCGCTTCGCCGAAGTGATGGTCAGCGCCGACAAGGCCGCTGCCGCCCGCGCACTGCAGCCGATCGACGAACGCCAGGTCTTCGGCAAGAGCATCTTCCTGTTCGACGGCGCCGACCGTCCGACACTCGAGGCATTGGGCGAAATCCGCCGGCCGTCCGTCAGCGACCTGTTCGTCGCCACCATGAAAGGGACCTACGCATGA
- a CDS encoding GntR family transcriptional regulator, protein MTITWNDSVPIYRQLRERVVAMILDGALNEGDPLPSVRQVAADFQINPLTVSKAYQELVDDQLVEKRRGLGMFVTDGAREALLKSERERFLREEWPALFARLQRLGLDLKTLMREAPANTESQS, encoded by the coding sequence ATGACCATCACCTGGAACGACAGCGTCCCGATCTACCGCCAGCTGCGCGAGCGCGTGGTGGCGATGATCCTGGATGGCGCCTTGAACGAAGGCGACCCGCTGCCGTCGGTGCGCCAGGTGGCAGCGGATTTCCAGATCAACCCGCTGACCGTGTCCAAGGCGTACCAGGAGCTGGTCGACGATCAACTGGTCGAGAAAAGGAGAGGGCTGGGCATGTTCGTCACTGATGGGGCCCGCGAGGCCTTGTTGAAATCCGAGCGCGAGCGCTTCCTGCGCGAGGAATGGCCGGCCCTGTTCGCGCGCCTGCAGCGCCTGGGGCTGGATCTCAAAACGCTGATGCGCGAAGCGCCGGCCAACACGGAATCGCAGTCATGA